The proteins below come from a single Malus domestica chromosome 03, GDT2T_hap1 genomic window:
- the LOC103427145 gene encoding protein GRAVITROPIC IN THE LIGHT 1-like, which translates to MEFATAKPLKPSSNISEIVSKFAKVCKLRSIGVFSAENPDQNQQPNNPNIRNAHLGEDSSDVTEETDCDGVKIHPHPVEVTRTSDKFGDVELSKLFDIVSALKLAYVQLQQAHLPYNPKKIVAADEHFMTELEALCKMRRAYKEKQCMKLKSDPSRLDILKKKVELNEKLVDELKFQMEVKNSDILCLQKELGDLALANVALTEKVKQVSLQRKNVRVWNIATFQDAFRAASKSIHDFAKPLISLMKASGWDLDVAAKAVEVEAMYSKRAHKKYAFEAYIAKRMFYGMSLKSCNVDGIMRHDDPIHALIEKPDSDFARFCGEKYLLVVHPMMEARFFGHLDHRTLVLSGKHPRTSFYQIFARMARWVWVLCGTAASIDSEAKMFAVKRGSTFSDVHMESVEEDGEGAAVLGEQQVEFMVMPGFRIGETIVRSRVYVSKSKM; encoded by the coding sequence ATGGAATTTGCTACTGCCAAACCCCTTAAACCCTCCTCAAACATATCTGAGATTGTCTCCAAGTTTGCCAAAGTTTGCAAGTTGAGATCCATTGGTGTGTTTTCGGCTGAAAACCCAGATCAGAACCAACAacccaacaaccccaacattAGAAATGCACATTTGGGTGAGGATAGCAGCGATGTGACGGAGGAGACGGATTGTGATGGGGTGAAAATCCATCCCCATCCCGTGGAAGTTACGAGAACAAGCGATAAGTTTGGGGATGTGGAGTTATCCAAGTTGTTTGACATTGTTTCGGCTTTGAAATTAGCTTATGTTCAGCTTCAGCAAGCTCATTTGCCCTATAACCCAAAGAAGATTGTAGCTGCAGATGAACATTTTATGACTGAGCTTGAAGCGCTCTGCAAGATGAGGCGCGCGTATAAGGAGAAGCAATGTATGAAGCTCAAGTCTGATCCCTCTCGGTTGGATATCCTGAAGAAGAAGGTTGAACTGAATGAGAAGCTAGTGGACGAGTTGAAGTTTCAAATGGAAGTTAAGAACTCTGATATACTCTGCTTGCAGAAAGAGCTCGGTGATTTGGCTTTGGCGAATGTGGCACTAACTGAAAAGGTAAAGCAGGTAAGTTTGCAGAGGAAGAATGTAAGGGTGTGGAACATTGCAACATTTCAGGATGCTTTCAGAGCTGCTTCGAAATCCATTCATGATTTTGCGAAGCCATTAATTAGCTTGATGAAAGCTTCAGGCTGGGATTTGGATGTTGCGGCAAAGGCAGTGGAAGTGGAAGCTATGTATTCGAAAAGGGCCCACAAAAAGTATGCATTTGAAGCCTACATTGCTAAGAGAATGTTTTATGGAATGTCATTGAAATCTTGCAATGTGGATGGAATCATGAGACATGATGACCCTATCCATGCCCTGATAGAGAAACCAGATTCCGACTTTGCCAGATTCTGCGGAGAAAAGTATCTACTGGTTGTTCATCCAATGATGGAAGCTAGGTTTTTCGGGCATCTGGATCACAGGACACTTGTATTGAGCGGAAAGCATCCGAGGACTTCATTCTACCAAATATTCGCTAGAATGGCAAGATGGGTTTGGGTGTTATGCGGCACTGCAGCTTCGATAGATTCTGAAGCAAAAATGTTCGCTGTCAAAAGAGGAAGTACATTCTCTGATGTCCATATGGAGTCTGTGGAGGAAGACGGGGAAGGTGCAGCTGTGTTGGGTGAACAACAAGTGGAGTTTATGGTCATGCCGGGATTTAGAATTGGGGAAACAATTGTGAGGTCTCGGGTGTATGTTTCAAAGTCAAAAATGTAA
- the LOC103418174 gene encoding probable serine/threonine-protein kinase WNK4 isoform X1, translating into MSKADKAGYVEMDPTARYGRFEEVLGKGAMKTVYKAIDELLGMEVAWNQVKLNEVLRSPEDLQRLYSEVHLLSTLNHDSIIRFYTSWIDIEHKAFNFITEMFTSGTLRQYRKKYNQVDIRAIKNWACQILRGLVHLHGHDPPVIHRDLKCDNIFVNGHLGQVKIGDLGLAAILRGSQSAHSVIGTPEFMAPELYEEDYNELVDVYSFGMCVLEMLTSEYPYSECVNPAQIYKKVTAGKLPGAFYRIEDLEAQRFVGKCLVNASKRLSAKELLLDPFLECGKDESLPLGKLGHPKPFLNDKEMEKLRLSDYRTRTDMTITGKLNSEDDTIFLKVQIADKDGSLRNIYFPFDILNDTPFDVATEMVKELEITDWEPFEIANMIEGEISALAPDWKPEAYHTFNYQDDDDDGPHHPSHSYSSSSHSSLSGLISSHGINGMKNACDWFQDDLLDETSSQSSSHSGTYSNLSFISGNEHGTKMIPTGGDKHPISKCHKSTRFCPEETSHAGQYIAKKYFERCKALLASGAKDKGIMDSRKLMRNRSLVDIRSQLLHRSVVEEVNRRRLFKTVGDVETIGFQAPCDVSKKL; encoded by the exons ATGTCGAAGGCAGACAAGGCTGGCTATGTTGAAATGGATCCTACTGCGAGATATGGTCGG TTTGAAGAAGTGCTTGGCAAAGGAGCAATGAAAACAGTGTACAAGGCAATTGATGAGTTGCTTGGGATGGAGGTGGCATGGAATCAGGTAAAGCTTAATGAAGTTCTTCGCTCACCAGAGGATTTGCAGCGGCTCTACTCAGAGGTTCACCTCCTCAGCACCCTCAACCATGACTCCATTATTCGGTTCTACACCTCTTGGATTGACATTGAGCACAAAGCTTTTAACTTCATTACTGAAATGTTCACATCGGGGACGCTAAGACA GTATAGGAAGAAATATAATCAGGTAGACATCCGAGCCATAAAGAACTGGGCCTGCCAGATCCTTCGGGGTCTTGTACATCTGCATGGACATGATCCTCCAGTGATCCATAGAGATCTTAAGTGTGACAACATCTTTGTTAATGGGCACCTTGGGCAAGTCAAAATCGGTGATTTAGGGCTTGCAGCAATTCTCCGTGGTTCCCAATCTGCTCACAGTGTTATAG GCACTCCGGAGTTCATGGCACCAGAACTATATGAGGAAGATTACAACGAACTAGTCGATGTCTACTCATTTGGCATGTGTGTTTTAGAGATGCTTACATCTGAATACCCATATAGTGAGTGTGTCAACCCTGCACAAATCTACAAGAAAGTGACAGCG GGGAAGCTTCCAGGAGCATTCTACCGGATTGAAGACTTGGAAGCACAGAGATTCGTAGGGAAATGCTTGGTAAATGCATCAAAGAGATTATCGGCTAAAGAATTATTGCTTGATCCATTTCTCGAGTGTGGCAAAGATGAATCATTGCCTTTGGGAAAGCTTGGACACCCGAAGCCATTTTTAAACGACAAAGAAATGGAGAAGCTGCGATTGAGCGATTATCGTACCAGGACTGACATGACAATCACGGGGAAGCTAAATTCTGAAGATGATACCATTTTTCTTAAAGTTCAGATTGCTGATAAAGACG GTTCTCTTAGGAATATATATTTTCCTTTTGATATATTGAATGATACACCATTTGATGTTGCGACGGAAATGGTCAAGGAATTGGAGATCACTGATTGGGAACCATTTGAAATTGCTAATATGATTGAAGGGGAGATATCTGCTCTGGCACCAGATTGGAAACCTGAAGCCTACCACacatttaattatcaagatgaTGACGACGATGGACCTCACCACCCTTCTCACTCTTATTCCTCATCATCCCACTCATCATTATCAGGCTTGATCAGTTCTCATGGGATTAACGGAATGAAAAATGCCTGCGATTGGTTCCAAG ATGATTTGCTTGATGAGACCAGCTCACAAAGCTCTTCGCACTCAGGAACATATTCCAACTTAAGTTTCATTTCTGGCAATGAGCACGGCACTAAGATGATCCCCACAGGAGGAGACAAACATCCCATATCAAAATGTCACAAATCAACAAGGTTTTGTCCCGAAGAAACCAGCCATGCTGGGCAGTACATAGCGAAAAAATACTTTGAGAGATGCAAAGCTTTACTAGCATCTGGTGCGAAAGATAAAGGGATCATGGACAGCCGTAAATTGATGAGGAATAGGTCACTAGTAGACATAAGAAGCCAACTACTACACCGGTCTGTGGTTGAAGAGGTGAATAGGAGGCGCTTGTTTAAGACGGTGGGAGATGTTGAAACTATTGGGTTTCAAGCGCCTTGTGATGTTTCAAAGAAGTTGTAG
- the LOC103418174 gene encoding probable serine/threonine-protein kinase WNK4 isoform X2: MKFFAHQRICSGSTQRYRKKYNQVDIRAIKNWACQILRGLVHLHGHDPPVIHRDLKCDNIFVNGHLGQVKIGDLGLAAILRGSQSAHSVIGTPEFMAPELYEEDYNELVDVYSFGMCVLEMLTSEYPYSECVNPAQIYKKVTAGKLPGAFYRIEDLEAQRFVGKCLVNASKRLSAKELLLDPFLECGKDESLPLGKLGHPKPFLNDKEMEKLRLSDYRTRTDMTITGKLNSEDDTIFLKVQIADKDGSLRNIYFPFDILNDTPFDVATEMVKELEITDWEPFEIANMIEGEISALAPDWKPEAYHTFNYQDDDDDGPHHPSHSYSSSSHSSLSGLISSHGINGMKNACDWFQDDLLDETSSQSSSHSGTYSNLSFISGNEHGTKMIPTGGDKHPISKCHKSTRFCPEETSHAGQYIAKKYFERCKALLASGAKDKGIMDSRKLMRNRSLVDIRSQLLHRSVVEEVNRRRLFKTVGDVETIGFQAPCDVSKKL, from the exons ATGAAGTTCTTCGCTCACCAGAGGATTTGCAGCGGCTCTACTCAGAG GTATAGGAAGAAATATAATCAGGTAGACATCCGAGCCATAAAGAACTGGGCCTGCCAGATCCTTCGGGGTCTTGTACATCTGCATGGACATGATCCTCCAGTGATCCATAGAGATCTTAAGTGTGACAACATCTTTGTTAATGGGCACCTTGGGCAAGTCAAAATCGGTGATTTAGGGCTTGCAGCAATTCTCCGTGGTTCCCAATCTGCTCACAGTGTTATAG GCACTCCGGAGTTCATGGCACCAGAACTATATGAGGAAGATTACAACGAACTAGTCGATGTCTACTCATTTGGCATGTGTGTTTTAGAGATGCTTACATCTGAATACCCATATAGTGAGTGTGTCAACCCTGCACAAATCTACAAGAAAGTGACAGCG GGGAAGCTTCCAGGAGCATTCTACCGGATTGAAGACTTGGAAGCACAGAGATTCGTAGGGAAATGCTTGGTAAATGCATCAAAGAGATTATCGGCTAAAGAATTATTGCTTGATCCATTTCTCGAGTGTGGCAAAGATGAATCATTGCCTTTGGGAAAGCTTGGACACCCGAAGCCATTTTTAAACGACAAAGAAATGGAGAAGCTGCGATTGAGCGATTATCGTACCAGGACTGACATGACAATCACGGGGAAGCTAAATTCTGAAGATGATACCATTTTTCTTAAAGTTCAGATTGCTGATAAAGACG GTTCTCTTAGGAATATATATTTTCCTTTTGATATATTGAATGATACACCATTTGATGTTGCGACGGAAATGGTCAAGGAATTGGAGATCACTGATTGGGAACCATTTGAAATTGCTAATATGATTGAAGGGGAGATATCTGCTCTGGCACCAGATTGGAAACCTGAAGCCTACCACacatttaattatcaagatgaTGACGACGATGGACCTCACCACCCTTCTCACTCTTATTCCTCATCATCCCACTCATCATTATCAGGCTTGATCAGTTCTCATGGGATTAACGGAATGAAAAATGCCTGCGATTGGTTCCAAG ATGATTTGCTTGATGAGACCAGCTCACAAAGCTCTTCGCACTCAGGAACATATTCCAACTTAAGTTTCATTTCTGGCAATGAGCACGGCACTAAGATGATCCCCACAGGAGGAGACAAACATCCCATATCAAAATGTCACAAATCAACAAGGTTTTGTCCCGAAGAAACCAGCCATGCTGGGCAGTACATAGCGAAAAAATACTTTGAGAGATGCAAAGCTTTACTAGCATCTGGTGCGAAAGATAAAGGGATCATGGACAGCCGTAAATTGATGAGGAATAGGTCACTAGTAGACATAAGAAGCCAACTACTACACCGGTCTGTGGTTGAAGAGGTGAATAGGAGGCGCTTGTTTAAGACGGTGGGAGATGTTGAAACTATTGGGTTTCAAGCGCCTTGTGATGTTTCAAAGAAGTTGTAG
- the LOC103418164 gene encoding transcription repressor OFP4: protein MGNYKFRFSDMIPNAWFYKLKDMRSNRTKNHNTSHHHHHSTKQQKPTSNKFPPPQKSHISQTRRYSYYLSTQPNTENRYYNSPIHPKASDTHFPENPRRLSTRTSKRKAVYKPSPNKSVSKSSSNCNCHAAVNSVWTDDESQRTIQSPDYFGSSSESSSEPDFHELIPSEFECDPKFANMKNEGCTRKIHDQKLDGFDFDMISEVELPPILTKPVKFDEGAKLKRSSSKVKEIQGQRSLTVKIVKEESIRTQKGNQRKVTPNSVRKASLSSTGIRLRGNSPRLRSKKKTQPRGRKSVSSSPSSCLKSKNRLLSESFAVVKTSVDPQRDFRESMMEMIVENNIRAAKDLEDLLACYLSLNSNEYHDLIVKAFEQIWFDMAHIKM, encoded by the coding sequence ATGGGGAACTACAAGTTCAGATTTTCAGACATGATCCCAAATGCCTGGTTTTACAAACTCAAAGACATGAGAAGTAACAGAACCAAAAACCATAACACctctcaccaccaccatcactccACCAAGCAACAAAAACCAACCTCAAATAAATTTCCACCACCCCAAAaatcccacatttctcaaacAAGAAGATACTCCTACTACTTGTCCACGCAACCCAACACAGAAAACAGGTATTATAATTCCCCAATCCACCCCAAAGCCTCAGACACACATTTTCCTGAAAACCCCAGAAGACTATCCACCAGAACATCCAAAAGAAAAGCAGTTTACAAGCCTTCTCCTAACAAATCTGTCTCAAAATCCTCATCAAATTGCAACTGTCATGCTGCGGTTAATTCGGTTTGGACTGATGATGAGAGCCAAAGAACTATTCAGTCTCCAGATTACTTTGGCTCTTCTAGTGAGAGTTCTAGTGAGCCTGACTTTCATGAATTAATCCCATCAGAATTTGAATGTGACCCGAAATTTGCTAACATGAAAAATGAAGGCTGTACAAGAAAAATCCATGATCAGAAGCTTGATGGGTTTGATTTTGATATGATCTCAGAGGTAGAGCTTCCTCCAATTTTGACAAAGCCAGTGAAATTTGATGAGGGAGCCAAGCTCAAGAGAAGTTCCTCAAAAGTGAAGGAAATACAAGGACAAAGGTCTCTCACTGTCAAAATTGTCAAGGAGGAAAGCATTAGGACTCAAAAGGGTAACCAAAGGAAGGTTACCCCAAATTCGGTTCGAAAGGCTTCTCTCAGTTCAACAGGCATAAGACTTAGAGGCAACTCTCCAAGACTTCGAAGCAAGAAGAAAACTCAGCCACGTGGTAGAAAGAGTGTGTCATCATCACCATCGTCGTGCTTGAAGTCGAAGAACAGGCTCCTTTCGGAGAGTTTTGCAGTTGTCAAGACCTCAGTTGATCCACAGAGAGACTTCAGGGAGTCAATGATGGAGATGATTGTGGAGAACAACATCAGGGCAGCTAAGGATTTGGAAGACCTGCTTGCTTGCTATCTCTCACTCAACTCAAATGAATATCATGATCTCATAGTCAAGGCCTTTGAGCAAATCTGGTTTGACATGGCTCACATCAAAATgtaa
- the LOC103418153 gene encoding transcription repressor OFP17-like yields MKLKASVALRSKLLKPCRNFLQIFRFKLKKPFFIRALHLRRSPYTQVKPDKKGPKKKSRLTSFPSTFYSPMKPKRMDRLAALKSFSEKGGDGNGITHYSSPVTPAYLKAMRGRAATSDHDEVQDACRSFEIYLVEMIIEEGQVGDLMDVEELLYCWKNLKCPVFIDLVGRFYGELCKDLFSTTSDESL; encoded by the coding sequence ATGAAGTTGAAAGCATCAGTTGCCTTGAGATCCAAGCTACTCAAACCATGCAGAAATTTCTTACAAATCTTCAGATTCAAGCTCAAAAAACCCTTCTTTATAAGAGCACTTCATCTCCGTCGATCACCTTACACCCAAGTTAAACCGGATAAAAAGGGTCCGAAGAAGAAGAGTCGGTTAACTTCGTTCCCATCCACTTTCTATTCACCCATGAAGCCGAAAAGAATGGACAGACTAGCAGCGCTCAAGAGCTTCTCAGAAAAAGGGGGCGACGGGAAtggaataacgcattattcgtCACCCGTCACACCGGCTTATTTGAAGGCTATGAGAGGAAGGGCGGCGACTTCGGATCACGATGAGGTGCAAGATGCGTGCAGGAGTTTTGAGATCTATTTGGTGGAGATGATCATTGAGGAAGGGCAAGTCGGGGACTTGATGGATGTGGAAGAGCTTCTGTATTGCTGGAAGAACCTCAAGTGCCCTGTTTTCATTGATTTGGTTGGGCGATTTTATGGAGAGCTTTGCAAGGACTTGTTTTCCACTACCAGTGATGAAAGTTTATAG